The window GTGAGCGCGAAGGACGAAATAGGGTCCCTGGCTGAAGGCTTTAACCGGATGGTCGCAAATATAGAGGCCAGGGATGCAGAACTCGAACAGTACCGTAAAAACCTCGAGGACCTCGTGGGGAAACGCACTGCTCAGTTGACGGATGCCAATAACAGGCTCCATCAGGAGCTCCTCGATCGCCTGAAAGCCGAAAAGGCCCTTGTCGAATCGGAACATCAATACCGCACCATCTTCGAGACATCGGGTACCGCCAATATCATGGTCGAGAAAGACGGCATTATCCTCATGACCAATTCCACTTTTGAACATCTTTCGGGATATTCGAGGGGAGAGCTCGAGGGCAGGATGACGTGGATGGATTTCTTCAGGGGAGAAGAACTCGAGAAGATGAAAAGTAAAAGCGTCCACGCCCGGAAAAGGGAACACTCGGAATTCATGCCGAAAGGCTACGAGGCCCACCTGATCGACCGGGAGGGGCTGGTGCACGATGTCTATGTGAGCGCCGCACTCATCCCCGGTTCCACTAAGGCGGTAGGCTCTTTTCTCGACCTTACGGATCAGAAGAAATTGGAGGCCCAGCTTCTTCAATCACAAAAGATAGAGGCTTTGGGGCAGCTTGCGGGAGGTGTGGCCCATGACTTCAACAATCTCCTCACTACGATCATAGGATATGCGAGTTTGCTCCGCATGGATATGACGGCCCATGATCCTCATAGATCATATGTCGAATCGATCCTCAGCTCCTCGGAGCGGGCAACCCACCTCACCCAGGGCCTTCTGGCCTTCAGCCGAAAGCAGGTCATCGCGCCTAAGAACGTGGACCTCAACGAGGCAATCAAGAAAGTGGAGCAGCTTCTGGTAAGGCTCATGGGCGAGGATATCGAGCTCATCACCGCCTGCGACGGCAACCCCATGATGGTATTTGCCGATCAGGGCCAGATGGAACAGGTACTCATCAACCTCGCCACCAATGCGCGGGACGCCATGACCGACGGGGGCTCATTTTCCATCACCACGAGCTGCGTGAGGGCCGATGAGTTCGGAGAGGAAGGAGCACATGAACGGAACCGGAAGTATGCCCTTGTCACAGTATCGGATACGGGGGGAGGAATCGGTAAAAAGGCCATCGAACACATTTTCGAGCCTTTTTACACCACGAAAGAAGTCGGCAAAGGCACCGGTCTCGGCCTTTCCATAGTCTAC of the Syntrophorhabdaceae bacterium genome contains:
- a CDS encoding ATP-binding protein, whose product is MGMTGLRFLRDASIRTKLVLICIGTTACALFFASFIFIAAELVSFRYSMVNRLIALADTVGSNVKAALAFSDKGDAEEVLKTLGSESSIIIAAVYDKDGRVFALYRRNGTTPVPPAPIPLKNLDRVGFHYIDLYRQVMLDREIIGTVYLRSDTKDFYARVVRYAYTLLAVIIVCLIMSYFLFTRLQTSVTGPIFELSRLMKTISIKKDYSLRAPVSAKDEIGSLAEGFNRMVANIEARDAELEQYRKNLEDLVGKRTAQLTDANNRLHQELLDRLKAEKALVESEHQYRTIFETSGTANIMVEKDGIILMTNSTFEHLSGYSRGELEGRMTWMDFFRGEELEKMKSKSVHARKREHSEFMPKGYEAHLIDREGLVHDVYVSAALIPGSTKAVGSFLDLTDQKKLEAQLLQSQKIEALGQLAGGVAHDFNNLLTTIIGYASLLRMDMTAHDPHRSYVESILSSSERATHLTQGLLAFSRKQVIAPKNVDLNEAIKKVEQLLVRLMGEDIELITACDGNPMMVFADQGQMEQVLINLATNARDAMTDGGSFSITTSCVRADEFGEEGAHERNRKYALVTVSDTGGGIGKKAIEHIFEPFYTTKEVGKGTGLGLSIVYGIIKQHNGNIKVFSEPGSGTTFKIYLPLVKSGMEDDEAGERRVPSGGRET